The sequence acacagaaagtaaccattttgtcttttgtcttaCTCTGAAAGATTGCCTGTGAGAAAACTAAACATAGTTTTAAAGAACTAAAACACTGTTGATCTTTTCCAAAGTGTTATCTGGTTGTTCATAATAACCTGTACCGTAAGAAtatggtaaagatgtgtaaaagcTGTGGAACACATGCAGCAGTATAAACTCCATTATGAAAATTTAATTCTTAAGATTTACATCATGTTCTAATGTTATTTCCCCATCAAGCAGCCCTTcctactcagctccttcagactagccagcagcaattagcgcagttccaccaggtgtttgctatcagctgagctcattataggagctacttctctgtgcaacgctggtaaaaaattttgttaaagggttaatagtgGAGCCATGTtctgatgacttcctgaaggcggagtttcagaaactgccagagtttttaaagggacagaggcccaatttcaaggcgttaaatcaggaagtaacatttattttaaaacaacagaaggcAAGATAGTTTTGATAACACTTTAAAatgcctggaaaacaaacaataatgtCCCCTTTAAGTTTCAATGTAGTGACATTTTAATAAGAGTAAAAatctaagatttttttaaaatttatttctcaTTCAAATTAACCAATGCTACACTAATAGGAGCTCAATGGGCTACTATGCATTGGgtttagaaaaattatttttcaaatttgctcTTTCCTAGTTCTCTCAAGAGGGGCTACATTTTTTAAgcattatgtatttattgttttcaagcAGCTCATGACCTCAGTGGCTGCACGGAAGTCTTTATTATATGGCTATtgctatttttctgtaaaaaatctATAGCTACCTGAAAAATACAAGGGTTAAAGCTTAAAACGAGCCGCATGGTTAATCTTTGGTATGAATGTTAGGACGTTAGCAGCACAACTCAGAAACCGTCACCGACACGTCTAGTTTCATCTTAACTCGTGTCATAATGCAGTTCCTTTCATGCCTGTCTAACTGCAATATTATTATCACCATCACCGTATCTTAAATGGTTCAAATAGCTTGTGACATTCAAGTAAATGATATcctgaaacacaaagagaagaaaaacaaagccatAAAATCCAGCTCATTTGGCTTTATTGTCGTGTTTGGGAGAGAGCTCTGGCTCAATTAGCACCTTGACAACCAATTTGAATGAAGAGGCAATCAAATGCTCCCCAAGAAGCCACCGTGTAGCGCAGCCAATTAGTCAAGCTGAAGCTTTTGTTTTCCGTCTCAacgctgagaaaaaaaaaggccgCAACATTTAACTTCCCTTTTTCCATCTGAAAAGGTCTTGTGGGTCACATGCATTCACTTCTACTGTACCTATTGACGTCACCAAAGGTGCTAGATggcaaaaactgtaaaaagtacTCAATCGTATGACATACAGTTTCTTGTTAATACATTTCAGTGTACTCTATAGCTTAGTAAATACTTTGTAGAGCCATTTGTCAATGTTACTGAAGCTACAGGTCTTTAGAGCGTGTCTCTGCCCGCTAGCAGCTGAACacttttgcccattcttctttgtgaTGAAGTTCAAACTCACTCGGGTTGAGCTTATTGTTCGGCTTCAACTTTAAAgactcaaatttaaaactggTCTGGACTTTAagtgggccattctaacacctGAACATTCTTTGATGCATTGGATCTTGTTGGGATCTAGTAATGACGAACTAAACTACCTCCAGGGACCAAAAAGAGAGGGTAGGAAAGCTATCaatcccagaatgcactgcagtAATCCACCTTCAGTTCTAGGgtgaaaaaggaggaggagtttCACTGACATCATGTTTTAGCAAAAACTTGCTAAAGTACAGCAAgtctgaaacaaatatttttatttgccaaacagTCCAAACAAGTCCCAGAAAACTGTAATCCCACTAAGTATTAAAGAGACGAGCTTTGACTCGATCACATTAGGTGCTCGTCAGAATCATTAAGAGAGCAATGGCAACCCGGTGGAGGGAAGCATCCAATTTAAAACTTGGAGAACACTTAATTGTAACTGGGTAATTGTTTTCATTGCCAAGAGATTTTATGCTTAGTTCGAATGATAAAGCAACAGGAAGCGGCTATGGCTCTCCTCTGCTATATGCAAGTAATCAATTTGTTTCCTGATTTGTTTGCAAGACCATGTGCATGAATGAAAATGGAGGTTTTCTTTAGAAATTGTGTTTGTCTAGAGACAGTAATGCTCTTTGTcctactctctctctctttagtCTTTTATGTATGCTGTGGAGAAACAAAGATTCAAATTAAGCTACCACTCCTAATGTTTACCTCCCCTTGTCTCATTGATAGCTGCACAACCCTTGTAGTCTGGTCCAGACTACAAAGACACTATTGaatgtctttgtgtgttttccagggtTTGGGATGACCACTCCCGCCACCATTGGAGGAAAAATCTTCCTGATGTTTTATGGACTGCTGGGCTGCGCCGCCACCATCCTCTTCTTCAACCTCTTTCTGGAGCGCGTCATCACCGTCATCGCTTTTGTCCTCAAGTCCTTCCATGAACGGCGCCACAACAAGGCCGTCCTGCCGCAGAATGGACGCCGGGCTTCTGAGGGTGAGAAGGCGGGCAGAGCCGAGGTAGGCGCAGTAGGAAAGCGTGAGGAGCTCGCCGGCTGGAAACCCTCGGTTTACTGCGTCATGTTCATCCTCGGGGCGGCGGCAATCTTGGTGTCCTGTTGCGCCTCGCTGATGTACTCGGCGGCTGAAGGCTGGGGCTACTTGGACtcgctctacttctgctttgtGGCCTTCAGCACCATCGGGTTCGGGGATATGGTCAGCAGTCAGAGGATCTCCTACGAGGGTCACGCCACGGCTGCTTACCGGGTTGGAAACTTCTTCTTCATCCTCACCGGTGTCTGCTGCATCTACTCCCTCTTCAACGTCATCTCCATCGTCATCAAGCAGGTCCTCAATTGGCTGCTCAGGAGGTTGGAAGCCTCTTGCCTCTTGCACTGCTGCTTCCCTAGGAGGGGTCCTCACCCGCACCGGCACCCTCGCCGGAACGTGGTGGCCCCGGGACATCTTCGTGCCTGCAGGGACCCTTCCATTGAGACGGACGCCATCAACGAGAGCGAGACCGACCCGGGCCGCAGGATGTCTGGGGAGATGATCTCCATGAGGGACTTCTTGGCTGCCAACAAGGTGAAAACTTTGTCAGAAACAATTTAAGTTGCCTCACATCCGGCCTTGGATTTAGCGCTTTTAATGGAATAATGCTAATTAAGTCAGATATGTGGCAGGTTTGAACAGTGGAACCTGGGTAGTCTCAAAGGTGACTAAGAACCACAGATGCCCATCAATAGCTAAATACTTAAGACCTTCTCTAAAAGTGTTTCTGTCTATATTAATAGTTAAAATACTAAATGTATCTTAATTTGCATTATTGCGTAGTGTAAACCATCTTATTGCTTAAGCTAACATCTAAGGTCTTCCTTACCCTCTTGAGGGTACAGCCAGTCAGTggcaaggaaaataaataggaCTTCTGGATTGACTGCTTTGCAAACACTAGCCAATAACATGTCAAGTAGCATTTTGCCGGTATTTTTACTTCCCCAGCTGAATTttccttcaaacatttttcttctgagtCTGCGAATACTTAACCGTAAATGTGCTAGCTATATTGAAGGGGTTTTGAGGATGTAGGTCTCTTAAGGTCACATCATCCAAATCCAAAACTTtccctttgttttattttgggtattCACAGTTGGACCTTCTGGTGTGCGTTGACTATTTATCCTCCTGTATAACCCTACCGCACTCTGGCAAAAAGTCACAAACTGAGCAACAGCAAAACATAGTATTGTATTGTAACATAGTGGGGAAATTTTTGGAAAGATAGCTGTTTGCTAATATTAGCGGGGTTGAAGAAAGATACGATGTCTGTTGTTAGCATTTTAGCTGAATTTCTCCTTTCTAGTTCATTTCTAATTTAAGTTTCAcctctaaaaccaaaaaaatacatatcttTTTCTGGTGGAATATGAGTTAATGCTTGAAGGTCACTCcagctttaatttaaactacaGAGGAACAGCAGGCTCTGATGAACAACAACCTCGCTTACCGGGAAGGGATTAGAGCCTGCTTACATCAGTCCACCTCCcacacagaaacaaatctgGTCTCATTAAAGCTGTTGTTTCTCTTATTATGTTTTatcttattatatttttttaaaccgtGTGAATAGACTCAATTAAAACACACTCAGTGCACCACCAACCCGTCTGCCGAACACAATTTGCGGCGTATTGATTTTCAAAAAGTCATTAGTGAGAGCAGCGACGACTGAAAGCAGAGTGAGCATTCAGAGACGTTTTTGGTCCAACACCTTCGTTTTCTGATGAGACCTAACGCaaatgttgttgttctttagCTTAATTCCTTCTCTAAGGACTTAAGCTTAGAGACatgaaaaaggtaaaacatgacctttgtcattttttacaaGTATCACGTTTAATATCTTAAGCCCAATATTTAACTAATGttaggcttaaaaaaaatcttaaagctgcagtgtcttttataaaaaaaaaagttttttttttacatatttgttaaaactgtcacccaGTCATGTCAGTACAACATGAGATgtataatctgtgaaaagattgatctccaCTTCCTTCCTGAGACACTATCACGGTCTGAAGATATGCACCGCCCCCTACCAAAAACAGTagttgttttcatattttgaatgtGAACTAAGTGTCACTCTGACTCCAAAGCTCagcattatttttgaaaggtaGTACTTTGAAAATAATGTATTGCAGTAAATAAACAAGAAGTTCCCACATTCTCAGTGAAACCAACCTCTgacctttttcatgttttgttacaTTGCTACCCTCAAACATCAGcgtatttctt is a genomic window of Poecilia reticulata strain Guanapo linkage group LG21, Guppy_female_1.0+MT, whole genome shotgun sequence containing:
- the kcnk13b gene encoding potassium channel, subfamily K, member 13, whose protein sequence is MACRSGCCCGSSGPINEDNARFLLLALFIVLYLLCGAAVFSALEQPKEREAKARWAQRFEHFSQKHNLSRRDLRNFLRSYEEANVAGIRVDTVRPRWDFTGAFYFVGTVVSTIGFGMTTPATIGGKIFLMFYGLLGCAATILFFNLFLERVITVIAFVLKSFHERRHNKAVLPQNGRRASEGEKAGRAEVGAVGKREELAGWKPSVYCVMFILGAAAILVSCCASLMYSAAEGWGYLDSLYFCFVAFSTIGFGDMVSSQRISYEGHATAAYRVGNFFFILTGVCCIYSLFNVISIVIKQVLNWLLRRLEASCLLHCCFPRRGPHPHRHPRRNVVAPGHLRACRDPSIETDAINESETDPGRRMSGEMISMRDFLAANKVNLAIMQKQLSEMAVGHPRQSGGSCSHQNGFSGGVGALGIMNNRLAETSVDR